The genome window CTAACCACCCCTGGCGGAGGTGGGAGCCTCAACTTCATCACAACAGTTACCTGGAACGTGCCTGCCGATGAGAAAAGCGGAAGTATTCACGTTGGTAGAAACCGGAAGTATTCATGTTGGCTTGACAGGCCCGTCGGAAGGTTGGCATTCTCCCGGCTCTCATGCTAGAATAACCCGGTTCCCCGACCGCGGAGAGGTGCTGGAGTGGTCGATCAGGAACGCCTGCTAAGCGTTTGCCCTGGCTCAAACCGGGGCCGCGGGTTCGAATCCCGCCCTCTCCGCCATTCCCCCTTCCTCCCGTTCCGGGCCGCCGTTTAACCCCGCCCGAAGCGGCTTGACTTTGGCCCCCCGTTCCCCTAGATTTGAGGACGAATGTCCCTGTTCTTCGATGCTCTCCGGCCCGCCCCCGGCATTCCCGACGGAGACAGAAAGGCACAACTCATGACCATGAACCGCCGTTTTCCGGCCCCGCCGCTCGTCGTCCTCGCCCTGGGCCTTGCCGTTCTCGGCGCCGCCTGCGCGGCAAAGCCCCAGGGCCCGTCCTACGAGACCCTCAAGGCGGCCTTCGCCGATCCGCCCGCCGAATATCGCAGCGCCCCGCTCTGGGTCTGGAACGGCGTCATGACCCGGGAGGAGATCACGCGCCAGCTCGAGGGCTTCAAGGCCCGGGGCATCGGCGGCGCCTTCATCCACCCGCGGCCCGGCCTGATCACGACCTATCTCTCCGACGAATGGTTCTCGCTCTGCGCTTTCGCCGTCGAGGAGGGCAAGCGCCTTGGCCTGAAGATCTGGATCTACGACGAGAATTCCTATCCCTCGGGCTTCGCCGGCGGCCACGTGCCCGCGGCCATGCCCGACGCCGCCCGCTCCGGCCTGAGGATGCGGACCTTCGACGGGCCGCCCCGGAAGCTCGATCAGGCGCCGCTGGTCGTCCTGCGCCAGACCCTGACGGGCCTCGAGGACGTCAGCGGCAGGGCCTTCCCGCCGGGCGACGCCGCCAAGTACTTCGTCTTCGACGTCGTCCGCGCCGACCCGTCTCCGTGGCACGGCGGCTTCACCTACGTCGACATCCTGCGAAAGGACGTCACCGAGAAGTTCCTCGACCTGACCCTCAACGGCTACAAGCGGGTCATCGGCAAGGAGTTCGGGCTGACCGTGCCCGGCGTCTTCCAGGACGAGGCCGAGATCGGCCCGGCCGGCGGCAGCGGGGCCGTCAACTTCACGCCGGCCCTGTTCCAGACGTTCCTGACGCGCTGGGGCTACGACCTCCGCCCGAACCTGGTCTCGCTCTTCGAGCGGTCCGGGAACTGGAGGCGCGTCCGGCATGATTTCTACGCCACGCTCCTCGACCTCTTCCTGGAGAACTGGGCCAAGACGTACTACGCCTACGCCACGGCCAACAAGCTCGTCTTCACCGGGCATTACTGGGAGCACGAGTGGCCGCGGCCGCGCGTCTCGCCGGACAACCTGGCCATGGCCGCCTACGCCCACATGCCCGGCATCGACGTCCTGATGAACGAATACTCGGCCGCCGTGGGCGCCCAATTCGGCAACGCCCGGGCCGTCCGCGAGATCCGCAGCTCGGCCAACCAGCGCGGCCGCGAGCGGACCATGTCCGAGACTTACGGAGCCAGCGGCTGGGACCTGACCTTCGCCGACCAGAAGAGGATCGGCGACTGGGAGTACGCCCTTGGAGTCAACTTCCTCAACCAGCACCTGTCCTACGCCACGATCGTGGGGGCCCGCAAGCGCGACCACCCGCTCTCGTTCTCCGATCACGAGCCCTGGTGGGAGCAATACAACACCCTGGCCGACTATTTCGGCCGGCTGTCCGTGGCCATGAGCCTGGGCCAGCAGGTCAACAGGATCGCGGTCATCGAGCCGACGACGACGGCCTGGATGCTCTATTCGCCGGCCGCCGAATCGCCCGATCTCAAGGCCGTCGGGGACGATTTCCAGGCCTTCGTCCATCTCCTCGAGTCCGAGCACGTCGAGTACGACCTGGTCAGCGAGAAGACGCTCGAGGAGTTCGGCGCGACGGCCCACAAGCGTCTGGTGGTCGGGGCCCGGTCCTACAGCCTGGTCATCCTGCCCCCGGGCCTGCGCAACCTCGAGAACACGACCGTCGGCCTGCTTCGCGATTACCTCATCCGCGACGGCCAGATCCTGTCCTGGGTCGCGCCGCCCGACTACGTCGACGGCCTGGCGACCGAGGACCTGCGCGATCTCCAGGCCTCGTTCGGCGACCGCTGGCGCGACATCGGCCCTGGCGGAGGGTTCGACCGGCTCCGCGAGATGAGCCCGCCCGCCATAGCCTTCAAGGGCCTCCCGGCGGGGATCAGGCTCTTCCACCAGCGCCGCGAGTTCGCCGGCGGCCGGCTGGTCTTCCTGGCCAACACGGAGCCGGAGGCCGCCGCGGCCGGGACCATGACCTTGGCCGGCGGCTCGGTCGAGACGTGGGACCCGTTCTCCGGAAAGGCCGAGCCCTATCCCTTCGAACGCCGCGGCGGCAAGGTCGAAGCCTCGTTCTCCCTGCCGCCGGCGGGGAGCCTCCTTCTCTGCGTCAGGGACGAACGGGCCAAGCCGCCTGCCGCCCGGCCGGCCCCCGCTTGGGAAGACCTCCCCGCCGAGGGCCCTCTGGCCGTGCAGGCGCTGTCGCCGAACGTCCTGACCCTCGACTACTGCGACCTCACCGTGGCCGGCAAGACCGAGAAGGACCTCTATTTCTATGACGCCCAGAAGAAGGCCTTCCAGGCCCACGGCCTCGACCGCGATCCCTGGGACAGCGCCGTCCAGTACAAGACGAACATCGTTGACCGCGACAGGTTCCCGGCCGGCTCGGGCTTCGAGGCGGCGTTCTGGTTCCGGGCCGTCAAGGATGACGCCACGGACTTCGCCGACCTCGAGGCCGTCGTCGAGGAGCAGCATCCGGGCCTCTTCCGCGTCTTCATCAACGACAAGGAGGTCCAGGCCGCGCCGGGGAAGTGGTGGCTCGACCGGGCTTTCGCCGTCTTCCCCGTCGGCGCCCACGTGGTCTCGGGGAAGAACAAGATCACCATCAAGTCGCGCCCCTTCACGATCCACAGCGAGCTCGAGCCGGTCTACCTGCTCGGCGGCTTCCGCCTGGCGGCCGCGGCCCGGGGCTTCGAGATGCGGCCGGCCGCGCCGCTCGCGGCCGGGGCCTGGAACGCCCAGGGCTGGCCGTTCTACGGAGCGGGGGTCCGCTACGCCAGGACCTTCGACGTCCCGCAGGCGGCGCCCGGGACCGCCTACCGGCTTCGCCTCGGCGCCTGGCTCGGCGCCACCGCCGAGGTCTATGTCGGCGGAAAGAGGGCCGGCACGGCCGCGTTCCCGCCCTGCGAAGTCGACTTGACGGACGCCCTGGCCCCCGGCCGGAACGAGGTTTCCGTGGTCGTCTACGGCACGCTCCGGAACACCCTGGGCCCGTTCCATAACGACCCGCCGCTCGGCCGGGCCTGGCCCGGCTCCTTCCAGCAGGGAGCCAAGGGCGGGCTTCCCCCGGGCTCCGGATATTCCTCGGTCGGCTACGGCCTCTTCGACGATTTCATGATCATGAAAGGCACGAGATGAACCACGCCGTCGGCTTCGACAACGCTTCCTACCTCGAGAAGCAGCAGAAGGCCATCCTCGAACGGATGGCCCGGTTCCCGAACAAGCTCTACCTGGAGTTCGGCGGCAAGCTCTTCTTCGACTACCACGCGGCCCGGGTCCTGCCCGGCTACGACCCCAACGTCAAGATGAAGCTGCTTCAGGAACTGCGGAGCCAGGCCGACGTCCTGCTCTGCATCTTCGCCGGTGACATCGAACGGAAGAAGATGCGGGCCGACTTCGGCCACACCTACGATGTCGACGCCATGAAGCTCATCGACGACCTGCGCGAGTGGGGCATCGGGATCCGGGCCGTGGTCATCACCCGGTTCGACAACCAGCCCTCGGCCCGGGTCTTCAAGAACAAGCTCGAGCGCCAGGGCATCCGCGTCTACACCCATCGCTTCACCAAGGGCTATCCGACCGACGTCGACGTCATTGTCAGCGACGAGGGCTACGGCGCGAACGACTACATCGAGACCGAGCGGCCGCTGGTCATCGTCACGGGGCCGGGCCCCGGCAGCGGCAAGCTGGCTACCTGCCTGTCCCAGCTGTACCACGAGTACCGGCGCGGCCTGGCCTCTGGCTACGCCAAGTTCGAAACCTTCCCCATCTGGAACCTGCCCCTCAAGCATCCCGTCAACGTCGCCTACGAGGCGGCCACGGCCGACCTCTGCGACTTCAACCTGGTCGACCCCTTCCACCTCGAGGCCTACAGCGCCGTCGCCGTCAACTACAACCGCGACGTCGAGGTCTTTCCCGTCCTCAAGCGCATCCTGGAGAAGATCACCGGCGGCCCGTCCTTCTACAAGTCGCCGACCGACATGGGCTGCAATGCCGCCGGCTTCGGCATCACCGACGACGCCGTCGTCCGCGAGGCGGCCAAGCAGGAGCTCATCCGGCGCTACTTCCGCTACTCCTGCGAGTACGCCCTGGGCTTCGTCGAGAAGGAGACCGTCCAGCGGGCAGAGCTGCTGATGAAGGAGCTGGCGGTCAGGGTCGAGGACAGGCCGGTCGTCGTCGCCGCCAGGAGGGCGGCCGAGGAGGCCAGGACCACGGGCAAGGGCAACAAGGGCGTCTTCGTCGGCGCGGCCATGGAGCTCGGGGACGGCGCGATCGTCACCGGCAAGAACTCGCCGCTCATGCACGCCGCCTCGGCCCTCGTCCTCAACGCCGTCAAGGCCCTGGCCGGGATCCCGGACCAGATCCCGCTGCTCTCGCCGAACATCATCGAATCCGTGGCCGCGCTCAAGAGCAGCGTCTTCGGGGCCAAGAGCGTCAGCCTCGACCTGTCCGAGGTCCTGACCTGCCTGGCCATCAACGCGGCCACCAATCCCATGGCCCACCTGGCCCTGGAGAAGATGAAGGAGCTGCGGGACTCGGAGGTCCACATCACGCATATCCCGACCCCGGGGGACGACGCGGGGCTGCGGCGGTTCGGCATCAACCTGACGACCGACCCCAACTTCGCCAGCAATCGTCTCCTGATGACCTGAGGGAGGCGCGGATGCCGGACGTGAAGACCATGACGAGAACCTTCAAGAAGCGCCATCCCCTGCGGAGCGCCGCGCTCTTTCTCGGCCTCGTCGGCCTGGCCTACGCGCTCTCTTCGGCCGGGCTGGCCCTGGCCGGGGACGTGCCGGACGCGCCGATCATAGCCGGGATCGGCGCCGACAACTACTACGCCTGGCAGATACTGTTCGTCCTGCCGCTCTTCTACGCGGCCTGGATCCTGGCCTCCGGCGTGCTGCTGGCCCTCGGGACCAAGGGCTGCCACCGGAGCGACGTCCTGGTCCGGGCCTCCCGGGCCATGGGCTGGCCGCTCCTCCTGGCCTGGGCGCCTGCTGCGGTCCAGGCCGGCTTCGCCGTTTTAGGCATGGGCCAGGCCGAGTGGGTGGACATCCTGTCCAAACCCGGCCTGCCGCAAACGCTTTTCCTGGCCGTCTACGCGGCGGCCGGGCTGTTCGCCGCCTGGAGGTTCATCCGGGCGGCCCGGACCATCCACAAGAAATCCTGGCCGGCGGCGGTGGCCACCGGGCTCGCGGCCTCGGTCGTGGTCATCGGCATCTTTGTCCTGTTCGTCCGCTGATCCGGCGGCGGGGACGGAGGAAGAGATGGAAAAGAGCGGATCACGGCGCGGGGATCCCGTCATCCGGGAGTTCCGGATCGGGGACTACGACCGCGTCATGGAACTCTGGAGGCAGGGCGGCCTGCCGCTGAAGCCCCAGGGGCGCGACAGCCGGGACGAGATCGCCGTCCAGATCGGCCTGGCCAACGTCCGGTTCCTGGTGGCCGAGGAGGCCGGGGGCGGGCCCGTGGTCGGCACCGTGCTGGCCACGCACGACGGCCGCAAGGGCTGGATCAACCGGGTGGCCGTGGACGCCTCGCGGCGGCGGCAGGGGATAGGCGCCCGGCTCGTCCGGGCGGCCGAGGACTGGCTCGAGGCCCAGGGCCTGGGCATCCTGGCCTGCCTCATCGAGGAGGACAACGCCGTCTCGATGGCCGTGTTCGAGGCGTTCGGCTACACGAAGCGTCCCGACGTCGTCTACTTCACCAAGCGCAAGTTCCCCGGCGTCTAGCCGAGCCGGGGAGAGGGATCCGTCGAAGAACCCGCGAGAGGGACCCTGAAAAAGGGACAAGGGACTTTGATTTTAAGAAGAAATACTATAAAATGACTCGGAATTGATATAACCGAGGAGTTGATGATGAAACCCCGAGAGATCCTTCCCGGCGTCCATTATGTCGGCGCGCCCGATTTCGACCGGCGGCTTTTCGACGGCCTTATCCCCCTGCCCGACGGGACGAGCTACAATTCCTACCTCGTCCGGGGCCGGGACAAGACCGTCCTCATGGACGCGGTCGATCCGGCCAAGCTCCATGTCCTCGAGGCCTATCTCGAGGACGTCCCCAAGATCGACTACATCGTCTCCAACCACACCGAGCAGGACCACTCCGGCGGCATTCCCCGGGTCCTCGAGCGCTATCCCGGCGCCCAGGTCCTGGCGTCCGAGCCGGCCAGGGCCATGCTGGCCGACCACCTGGGTCTCGACCCGGCCCTGATCCGCGCCGTGGCCGACGGCGAGCGGCTCGATCTTGGCGGCAAGACCCTGCGCTTCATTTACACGCCGTGGGTCCACTGGCCCGAAACGATGTCGACCTGGCTCGAGGAGGACCGGGTCCTCTTCAGCTGCGACTGGTTCGGCTCCCACATCGCCCGGACCGATCTCTCCGTGGATGGGGCCGAGGCCGTCCTGGCCGAGGCCAAGCGCTACTACGCCGAGATCATGATGCCGTTCCGCAAGATCGTCCAAAAGAACCTGGACAAGATCAAGGGCCTCGACATCGCGTTGATCGCCCCGAGCCACGGCCCCGTCCATCGCGATCCCGCCTCCATCATCGCGGCCTATCGCGACTGGACCGACGACAAGCCCCACAACAGCGTCGTCATCCCCTGGACGACCATGCACGGCTCGACCGGCATCATGGTCGAGCGGCTGGTCGCCGCCCTGGTCGAGCGGGGGATCGCAGTCCATCCTTTCGACATGGCCACGGCCGACATCGGCCAGCTGGCCATGGCCCTGGTCGACGCGGCCACGATCGTCGTGGCCGCCCCGACCATGCACGTCGGTCCGCACCCGGTCGTCTTCAACGCCGTCATCCTGGCCAACGTCCTGCGGCCGAAGGTGCGGTTCGCCTCGATCATCGGAAGTTACGGCTGGGCCGGCCGCATGGTCGACTTGGTCAAGGGGGCCATGCCCAATCTCAAGGTCGAGATCCTCCCCCCGGTCATCGCCAGGGGGCTGCCGAAGCCGGCTGACGAGGAGGCACTCGACGCCCTGGCGGCGGTCATCGCCGCCAAGCACAGGGAGGCGGGCCTATTCTAGGCGGGCCGGGCCGGCGCCGCCTTCCAGTCCTTGGCTTCCTTGGGCCAGGCCTGGAGGAAGGCGGGATCGACCCGGAAAAGATAGCCGAGCCCCGGGCTCTTGACCGTGACCGCCTTCCCGGCCGTGTCCTCGCTGCCGACCAGCAGGACGGTCTCCTTCTCCTTGCCCTGATAATCCCTGGTCCGGATGCGGATCTCGGCGCCGGGTTCGAGCCCGTAGGAGGCCGGCGGGCCGGGTGCGTCGATGAACGAGGCGGCTTCGAGCCCCTCGATCTTGCGGAGGAATTCCTCGATCCTGGTCCGGTCGGCTTCTTCCCTGGCCGGTCCTTCGAGCACCCACTTGTCCGCGTTGCCGGCCGTCTCCTTGACCGCCGCGATCTCGACGCCGCCGCGCTTCAGGGAGACCCGGTCCGCGTCCCAGGAATAGAAGTCGGCGACCTTCTTTTCCCTGAGCTCGTCGACCTTGCGGTCGAGGTCGGCCAGGAGCGTGCCTTCGAAGGTGACGATCTTGGTCGATTGCGAGGTCGTGGCGTAGAAGTTTTCGCCGGCCTTGTGCAGGGCGAAGACGATCTCCTGGTTCGAGGCCGGCAGGGACAAGGCGACCTCGTATTCGGGATTGTCCAGGCCGAATTCCTTGAGACCGGCCGGCGTCCTGGCCTCGGCGACGAAGGCCTTGGCCCGGAGTCCAGACAGGGAATCCAGGAGCGAATCCAGCTTGCCCCTGGCGGCCAGGGAGGCGACCGGGCTCTTCAGGGACCAGCCGGCCTCTTCGCGGACCGCCCGCCAGGCGACGTCCCCGGCCTTGACCCGGATGGCCTTGACCTCGGCCGCCGCGAACCTGAAGACGTCCTTCAGGCGAAAATCGAAGACCTTCTTGTCGAGCGCCGCCTTGAGCGACGACGAGATCAGGACGACCCGCGGATCATCGGCCCGCTTGGCGAAGAGCGTCTGGTCGAGCGGGTTCTCCATGCCGACAAGGAGCTTGACCGGCGCCTCCCGGCCCTTGACCCAGAGCGAGACCTCGGTCCTTGGGATCTCGTAGGCCGAGAGGTCCCCGGCCTCCTTCTCGACCACCCGCTCGATGCGGAGCGAGGCCAGCGGATCGACCAGGCCGTTGACCTCGGCGTCGTCGGCGGCCGCCTGAAGGGGCGCGGTCATCCGCCAGGGCCCGCCTTCGTCGCGCTCGAAGGCGATCGTCTCGCCGCCGCGGACCAGGGCGGTCTTGCGGACGTCGGCGGCCTTCAGGTCGATCAGGGTGTTGGTCTTCTCCTGGGCCGCTTTCGTCCGGGCCCCCCGCGAGTCGAAATAAAGCACGACGGCCAGCAGGCCGAGGCCGGCGGCGAGGAGGATCAGGGTCGTCCGGAATTTCACAGCGACCTCCTCCGGACCCAGACGGAGATGCCCAGGAGCAGGACGACGAGCGGCAGGATGACGATGCTGACCAGGAAGATCAGCCGGCCCTGCGAGGGCGTCAGCTGGATCGTCCGCGGCGTCTGGGTCTTGGGCTGGATGGCGATCAGGTCGGCTTCCTCCGTCAGCCAGTTGGCCGCGTTGAGGAAGAAGTTGCCGTTGCCGCTCATCCCGTAATAGCCGTTCTTGGCGAAGTCCGAATCGCCCATGACGACCAGGCGGGCCTCCGTCTCTTTCCCCCCGGGCTTGACGGCCGGGGCGGGCTGGCCGGGCTTGGCTTCCGGCGCGGCGGCCGGCGCGGCCGGGAACTTATAGGTCCCGGCCAGGGCCACGTTGATCGGCCCGGGCCGGTCCTTGCCGGCCGCGTAAGCGATGTCGTCGAGGGTCATCTTCGGCTTGAGAAGGAAATCGATCTTGGCGTAGGCGTTCTGGCTGGTCTTGGCCAGGACCGTCAGGGCCGCCCCGTCGGGTTTCGTTTCGGCGGCGTCGACGGACCGGGCCAGCGGCAGGAATATCGGATAGGGGAACTTGGCCGTGATCGGGTGGGAGGCGTCGTATTCGCTGACGATGGGGATGAAATAGTCTCCGCCGAGGAGCCGGGAGACCTTGTCCACGACGACGTCGTTCTCGAGCTTGACGCCGTAGTCGGCGAGGAAGATCGGCAGGAGCGTCGCGGTCTCCGGGTCGACCAGGACCAGGGCCCGGCCGCCGTTCCGGAGATAGGTCCGGATGGTCTCGTACTCGTTCGGCAGGAGGTCCTTCTGGGGGCCGGCGACGACGAGCAGGGCGCAATCGGCGGGGAAGCGGTCGGCCAGGGCCAGGGCCTGCTTCCTGACCTCATAGCCGAGTTTCTCCAGCTCGGCCTTGGCCGTCGAGAAGCCGCCCTCGTCGGTGGCCTCGATCGAGCCCTCGCCGTGGCCTTCGAGGAAGTAGATGACCTTCTTCTGGGCCCGGGTGGCCTTGATCAGGGCGTTGGTCACGTCCTCCTCGGAGGTCGTGGTGACGCGGCCCTCCTTGTTCCCGGCCTCGAGGACTGTCGTCCCGTCCTGCGTGACGCCGTAGCGCTTGACCAGGGCGGGATTCTTGTCGGGGTCGATGAACTCGTAGCGGACACGCGGCGAGTGGTAGGCGTAGATCTTGAGCAGGTCCTCCATGGCCGCCCGGTCGTAGTTGCCGACGCGGAAGAAGCACTTGAACGAGATGTCGGTCTTGAGGCCCTTGAGCACGGCGATCGACTGGCCGGACAGGCTGTGGACCTTGGCCTTGGTGAAGTCCCAGCGGTGGTTGTGCTTGGCCAGGAAGTAGTTGGCCAGGCCGAGGATGGCCAGGACGAGCAGGACGACGAGGATCATGTTGCCCGAGTAGAGCAGGGACTTGCGCGAGAGCTTCGGGCCGAGCGCGGCCCGATTAAGGTAGACGTAGAGGGCCAGGGCGACGAGGCCGAGGGCGGCGACCGCCAGGGCGATCGCCTTCTTCTGCGGCCAGACGATCCAGCCGATGAGGCCGGCGGCGACAAGCACGCCGGCGACGGTGTTGAGAGATCTCTTCAGCGCGTCCATGGCTTACCTCCAGCGCCTCGATTGGATGGCCGAGTGGGCGAGGAAGAGCCCGAAGAAGGAGAAGGACGCGTAGTAGACGAGGTCCTTGGTGTCCACGATGCCCCGGGTCATGTCCTCGAAGTGCTCGGAGAACGAGATGTAGGAGACGACCGACCGCCAGCCGCCGCCGCCCGACGAGGTGACCCAGTTCAGGACCAGGAGCAGGAACAGCGTCACGATCGTAAGGAACGCGGCCACGATCTGGTTTTCGGTGAGCGACGAGAAGAACAGGCCGATGGCCAGGAACAGCGCCCCGAGCAGGAACAGGCCGAGATAGCCGGTCAGCCAGGGGGCCAGCTCGGGATTGCCGTAGACGAAGGCGAAGACGGAGAGCAGGGCGGTCAGCCCGAGCATGAGGGCCCACATGATCAACGCGGCCAGGTACTTGCCCAGGACGATCTCGCCGACCGACAGGGGCGAGGTGAAGAGCAGCTCGTCCGTGCCGGTCTTCTTCTCCTCGGCCAGCAGGCGCATGGTCAGGAGCGGGGCGACGAAGACGAGGAGGATGGTCATGTTGTGGAACAGCGGCGAGAAGACCATCTCGTTGATGTTGACCTGCTGGGCGTAGTAGGGGTTCTGGGCCATCTGCATCGCCGCCGAGTTGAACCAGGTGATCAGGCTGTAATAGAAATAGCCCACCAGCAGCAGGAAGCCGGAGATGACGACGTAGGCCACGGGCGAGCTGAAGTAGGCCCGCAGCTCCTTCCTGACGAGCGATCCGATGTTCTTCATTGCTCGAGCCCTCCCGCGACGATCTTCATGTAGAGGTCCTCGATGCCGGCCACCGAGCGCATCTCCTTGATCCCCAGCCCTTTATCGAGGGCCAGGCGGGCTACGTCGTCGCGCAGGTCGCGGCCGCGGCCCCACTCGATCCGGATCTCGTCGCCTTCGATCGCGACCCGGTCGACGCCGGGCAGGCCGCGGAACAGGGCCGCTTCCTCGGCCCCGCCGCGGCGGAGCCGGACGAGGACGCCGTCGCTCTTCTCGAAGGAGGCGGCCAGCTCCTCGAGCGAGCCCGAGGCCATCAGCCGGCCCTGGTCGATGATGACGACGCCGTCGCAGACCTGGGTGACCTCGGGCAGGATGTGGGTCGACAGGAGGATCGTGTGCTCGCCCCGCAGGCCGCGGATGAGCTCGCGGATCTCCCGGATCTGGGCCGGATCGAGGCCGATCGTCGGCTCGTCGAGGACGAGGACCTGGGGATCGTGGATCATGGCCTGGGCGATGCCGACCCGCTGCTTGTAGCCCCGGGAGATGTTCTTGATCAGCCGGCCGCCGGTGTCCTTCAGGCCGGCCGCTTCGAGGGCCCGGGCGACCGCGGCCCTGCGCCCGGCCTTGGGGACCTGCTTGATCTCGGCCACGAAGGCCAGATAGCCGGCGACGGTCATGTCCTGGTAAAGGGGGACGATCTCGGGCAGGTAGCCGATCGACCGCTTGACGTCGTCGGGCTTGTCGAAAACGTCGAACCCGGCCACCGTGGCCCGGCCGGACGTGGCCGGCAGGTAGCCGGTCAGGATGCGCATCGTCGTCGTCTTGCCGGCTCCGTTCGGGCCGAGCAGGCCCCAGATCCGGCCGGCCTCGACCTTGAAAGTCAGGCCGCTGACGGCGACGTGCTCACCGTATCTCTTGGTGAGCTCCCGGACTTCGATCATGTTTGCCTCCGCTATAAGGTTTTATAACCTCCAACGGGCGGGAGGGGTTGCGTCACATGCGTTCCGGCTCCGGGATGCCCATGAGCCCCAGGGCGGAGCGGAGCTGCTCCCTGGCCGCCTTCAGGACGAGCAGGCGGAACGACCTGATCTCGAGGTTCCCTTCGGCCAGAACGGGGTATTTGTGATAGTAGCCGTTTAGCTTCTGGCAGAGGAGGAAGGCGAACTTGGCCAGATGGGCGAACTCCAGGGCGGCGACGGAGCGGAGGACCTCCTCCTCGAGCGAGGCGGCCGTCAGGATGAGGTCCCAGAAATCGGCCGACTCGGCCTCGGACAGGCCGGCCGGGATGAGCGGCGCGCCCACGGGCGGGACGATGTCGGCCTGGCCGACGCCGAAGCGCTCCTTGAGCTTGCGGAAGATGCCGGCGAGCCGGACGGCCGTGTATTGGAGGTAGGGACCGGTCTCGCCCTCGAAGCTCAGCGCCTCCTCGAAATCGAAGATTATGAGCGAGTTGCGGGCGTACTTGAGCATGAAATAGCGCAGGGCCCCCGTGGCGATGTCCCTGGCGGCCTTGCGCCGGTCGGCGTCGGGCCGGTCCGGGTCGCGCTTCTCGATCTCGGCCAGGGCCTTGGCCCCGAGCCGGTCGAGCAGGTCGTCGGCCTTGACCCCGAGGCCCTTGCGGCCC of Acidobacteriota bacterium contains these proteins:
- a CDS encoding GldG family protein, which encodes MDALKRSLNTVAGVLVAAGLIGWIVWPQKKAIALAVAALGLVALALYVYLNRAALGPKLSRKSLLYSGNMILVVLLVLAILGLANYFLAKHNHRWDFTKAKVHSLSGQSIAVLKGLKTDISFKCFFRVGNYDRAAMEDLLKIYAYHSPRVRYEFIDPDKNPALVKRYGVTQDGTTVLEAGNKEGRVTTTSEEDVTNALIKATRAQKKVIYFLEGHGEGSIEATDEGGFSTAKAELEKLGYEVRKQALALADRFPADCALLVVAGPQKDLLPNEYETIRTYLRNGGRALVLVDPETATLLPIFLADYGVKLENDVVVDKVSRLLGGDYFIPIVSEYDASHPITAKFPYPIFLPLARSVDAAETKPDGAALTVLAKTSQNAYAKIDFLLKPKMTLDDIAYAAGKDRPGPINVALAGTYKFPAAPAAAPEAKPGQPAPAVKPGGKETEARLVVMGDSDFAKNGYYGMSGNGNFFLNAANWLTEEADLIAIQPKTQTPRTIQLTPSQGRLIFLVSIVILPLVVLLLGISVWVRRRSL
- a CDS encoding ABC transporter ATP-binding protein, yielding MIEVRELTKRYGEHVAVSGLTFKVEAGRIWGLLGPNGAGKTTTMRILTGYLPATSGRATVAGFDVFDKPDDVKRSIGYLPEIVPLYQDMTVAGYLAFVAEIKQVPKAGRRAAVARALEAAGLKDTGGRLIKNISRGYKQRVGIAQAMIHDPQVLVLDEPTIGLDPAQIREIRELIRGLRGEHTILLSTHILPEVTQVCDGVVIIDQGRLMASGSLEELAASFEKSDGVLVRLRRGGAEEAALFRGLPGVDRVAIEGDEIRIEWGRGRDLRDDVARLALDKGLGIKEMRSVAGIEDLYMKIVAGGLEQ
- a CDS encoding ABC transporter permease subunit, with the protein product MKNIGSLVRKELRAYFSSPVAYVVISGFLLLVGYFYYSLITWFNSAAMQMAQNPYYAQQVNINEMVFSPLFHNMTILLVFVAPLLTMRLLAEEKKTGTDELLFTSPLSVGEIVLGKYLAALIMWALMLGLTALLSVFAFVYGNPELAPWLTGYLGLFLLGALFLAIGLFFSSLTENQIVAAFLTIVTLFLLLVLNWVTSSGGGGWRSVVSYISFSEHFEDMTRGIVDTKDLVYYASFSFFGLFLAHSAIQSRRWR